In Dromiciops gliroides isolate mDroGli1 chromosome 4, mDroGli1.pri, whole genome shotgun sequence, one DNA window encodes the following:
- the LOC122753771 gene encoding butyrophilin-like protein 9 isoform X3: MVGIPAFSHSSQSSSLSICLFLLLYLLELNAEEEKVIGHREPILAMVGEEVEFPCYLPSKLDAEDMAILFFRNKVSEIVFKYQDRQEVLDNQMEEYRDRAHLIKDYIQEGSVALRLFHIIPADEGQYGCLFQSKDFSNNATWELEVADVFLPKDSSWRAAFIGTIMGLAIILALFMILTFYFFQKQRKSKEKLKKKSEKEKGKLTAELGKLQTEIDWRRAEGQAEWRAARRYAVTITLDPDTAHPSLKVSEDGKSVIYWNIKQDLPNDPKRFEDQLCVLGQEGFISGKHYWEVEVGEKSRWFLGVCYDFVERKKEVKLCPGTGYWVIGLWNGCEYFIFNPHRVSLTLRVPPRQVGVFLNYEAGKVSFFNVTDNSHIFTFTDKFSGTLRPYFRPRCHDGGKQVIPLTVCPLPNKGDGIAVKDDDDCDTWLQPYDLSESTENEW; encoded by the exons ATGGTGGGTATCCCAGCTTTCTCTCATTCATCCCAGAGTTCCTCTCTGTCCAtttgtctcttcctccttctctatcTTCTGGAGCTGAATGCAG aagaagaaaaggtGATTGGTCATAGAGAACCCATTCTGGCCATGGTTGGGGAGGAGGTGGAGTTTCCCTGCTACTTACCTTCCAAATTGGATGCAGAAGACATGGCGATACTTTTTTTCCGGAACAAAGTCTCTGAAATTGTCTTTAAGTACCAAGATAGACAGGAGGTATTGGACAACCAAATGGAAGAGTATCGGGACCGGGCACATTTAATAAAGGATTACATCCAGGAAGGGAGTGTGGCCCTTCGTCTCTTTCACATTATCCCTGCTGATGAGGGTCAATATGGATGCCTTTTTCAATCTAAGGACTTCTCCAACAATGCTACCTGGGAGCTGGAAGTTGCAG ATGTATTTTTACCGAAAGACTCTTCCTGGAGAGCAGCATTCATTGGAACCATCATGGGGCTAGCCATCATCCTGGCACTCTTCATGATTCTGACATTCTATTTCTTCCAGAAGCAACGAAAATCCAAAG aaaaactgaagaaaaaatcagagaaggaaaaag GAAAACTCACAGCTGAACTGG gtaagcTTCAGACAGAAATTG aCTGGAGAAGAGCAGAAGGACAGGCTG AATGGAGAGCAGCCAGAAGATATGCAG TGACTATAACTCTGGATCCAGATACTGCTCATCCTAGCCTCAAGGTCTCAGAAGATGGCAAGAGTGTTATTTATTGGAATATAAAGCAGGACCTGCCAAATGACCCTAAGAGATTTGAAGATCAACTTTGTGTCCTTGGTCAGGAGGGTTTCATCTCAGGGAAGCACTACTGGGAGGTAGAGGTGGGGGAGAAAAGTAGGTGGTTCTTGGGTGTGTGTTACGATTTTGTGGAACGCAAAAAGGAGGTAAAGCTATGCCCTGGGACTGGTTACTGGGTGATAGGGCTGTGGAATGGCTgtgagtattttattttcaatccTCATCGAGTATCTCTAACATTGAGAGTGCCCCCCAGGCAAGTAGGGGTCTTCTTGAACTATGAAGCTGGAAAGGTTTCTTTCTTCAATGTGACAGACAATTCTCACATATTCACCTTCACTGACAAATTCTCTGGGACTCTTCGCCCCTATTTTAGGCCTCGATGTCATGATGGAGGAAAACAGGTCATTCCTTTGACTGTCTGCCCATTGCCCAACAAGGGTGATGGAATAGCTgtcaaagatgatgatgattgtgaCACCTGGTTACAACCCTATGATTTATCAGAAAGTACTGAAAATGAATGGTAA
- the LOC122753771 gene encoding butyrophilin-like protein 9 isoform X1 has protein sequence MVGIPAFSHSSQSSSLSICLFLLLYLLELNAEEEKVIGHREPILAMVGEEVEFPCYLPSKLDAEDMAILFFRNKVSEIVFKYQDRQEVLDNQMEEYRDRAHLIKDYIQEGSVALRLFHIIPADEGQYGCLFQSKDFSNNATWELEVAGLGSDPHIYFEGFEEGDIQLRCSSKGWYPRPKAVWKDYQGQQLPSLTEVITQDTQGLFHLEMSVVIKEGAHSNVACSIQNTLLVQKKEFTIHIADVFLPKDSSWRAAFIGTIMGLAIILALFMILTFYFFQKQRKSKEKLKKKSEKEKGKLTAELGKLQTEIDWRRAEGQAEWRAARRYAVTITLDPDTAHPSLKVSEDGKSVIYWNIKQDLPNDPKRFEDQLCVLGQEGFISGKHYWEVEVGEKSRWFLGVCYDFVERKKEVKLCPGTGYWVIGLWNGCEYFIFNPHRVSLTLRVPPRQVGVFLNYEAGKVSFFNVTDNSHIFTFTDKFSGTLRPYFRPRCHDGGKQVIPLTVCPLPNKGDGIAVKDDDDCDTWLQPYDLSESTENEW, from the exons ATGGTGGGTATCCCAGCTTTCTCTCATTCATCCCAGAGTTCCTCTCTGTCCAtttgtctcttcctccttctctatcTTCTGGAGCTGAATGCAG aagaagaaaaggtGATTGGTCATAGAGAACCCATTCTGGCCATGGTTGGGGAGGAGGTGGAGTTTCCCTGCTACTTACCTTCCAAATTGGATGCAGAAGACATGGCGATACTTTTTTTCCGGAACAAAGTCTCTGAAATTGTCTTTAAGTACCAAGATAGACAGGAGGTATTGGACAACCAAATGGAAGAGTATCGGGACCGGGCACATTTAATAAAGGATTACATCCAGGAAGGGAGTGTGGCCCTTCGTCTCTTTCACATTATCCCTGCTGATGAGGGTCAATATGGATGCCTTTTTCAATCTAAGGACTTCTCCAACAATGCTACCTGGGAGCTGGAAGTTGCAG GGCTGGGTTCAGATCCACATATCTACTTTGAGGGTTTTGAAGAGGGAGACATCCAACTGAGGTGTAGTTCCAAAGGCTGGTACCCCAGACCAAAGGCGGTATGGAAAGATTATCAAGGGCAGCAACTACCCTCCCTAACAGAAGTTATAACCCAAGATACTCAGGGACTGTTCCACTTGGAAATGTCTGTGGTGATCAAAGAGGGAGCCCATAGCAATGTGGCTTGTTCCATCCAGAACACTCTCCTAGTACAGAAGAAAGAATTTACAATTCATATAGCAG ATGTATTTTTACCGAAAGACTCTTCCTGGAGAGCAGCATTCATTGGAACCATCATGGGGCTAGCCATCATCCTGGCACTCTTCATGATTCTGACATTCTATTTCTTCCAGAAGCAACGAAAATCCAAAG aaaaactgaagaaaaaatcagagaaggaaaaag GAAAACTCACAGCTGAACTGG gtaagcTTCAGACAGAAATTG aCTGGAGAAGAGCAGAAGGACAGGCTG AATGGAGAGCAGCCAGAAGATATGCAG TGACTATAACTCTGGATCCAGATACTGCTCATCCTAGCCTCAAGGTCTCAGAAGATGGCAAGAGTGTTATTTATTGGAATATAAAGCAGGACCTGCCAAATGACCCTAAGAGATTTGAAGATCAACTTTGTGTCCTTGGTCAGGAGGGTTTCATCTCAGGGAAGCACTACTGGGAGGTAGAGGTGGGGGAGAAAAGTAGGTGGTTCTTGGGTGTGTGTTACGATTTTGTGGAACGCAAAAAGGAGGTAAAGCTATGCCCTGGGACTGGTTACTGGGTGATAGGGCTGTGGAATGGCTgtgagtattttattttcaatccTCATCGAGTATCTCTAACATTGAGAGTGCCCCCCAGGCAAGTAGGGGTCTTCTTGAACTATGAAGCTGGAAAGGTTTCTTTCTTCAATGTGACAGACAATTCTCACATATTCACCTTCACTGACAAATTCTCTGGGACTCTTCGCCCCTATTTTAGGCCTCGATGTCATGATGGAGGAAAACAGGTCATTCCTTTGACTGTCTGCCCATTGCCCAACAAGGGTGATGGAATAGCTgtcaaagatgatgatgattgtgaCACCTGGTTACAACCCTATGATTTATCAGAAAGTACTGAAAATGAATGGTAA
- the LOC122753771 gene encoding butyrophilin-like protein 9 isoform X2, translating to MVGIPAFSHSSQSSSLSICLFLLLYLLELNAEEEKVIGHREPILAMVGEEVEFPCYLPSKLDAEDMAILFFRNKVSEIVFKYQDRQEVLDNQMEEYRDRAHLIKDYIQEGSVALRLFHIIPADEGQYGCLFQSKDFSNNATWELEVAGLGSDPHIYFEGFEEGDIQLRCSSKGWYPRPKAVWKDYQGQQLPSLTEVITQDTQGLFHLEMSVVIKEGAHSNVACSIQNTLLVQKKEFTIHIAEKLKKKSEKEKGKLTAELGKLQTEIDWRRAEGQAEWRAARRYAVTITLDPDTAHPSLKVSEDGKSVIYWNIKQDLPNDPKRFEDQLCVLGQEGFISGKHYWEVEVGEKSRWFLGVCYDFVERKKEVKLCPGTGYWVIGLWNGCEYFIFNPHRVSLTLRVPPRQVGVFLNYEAGKVSFFNVTDNSHIFTFTDKFSGTLRPYFRPRCHDGGKQVIPLTVCPLPNKGDGIAVKDDDDCDTWLQPYDLSESTENEW from the exons ATGGTGGGTATCCCAGCTTTCTCTCATTCATCCCAGAGTTCCTCTCTGTCCAtttgtctcttcctccttctctatcTTCTGGAGCTGAATGCAG aagaagaaaaggtGATTGGTCATAGAGAACCCATTCTGGCCATGGTTGGGGAGGAGGTGGAGTTTCCCTGCTACTTACCTTCCAAATTGGATGCAGAAGACATGGCGATACTTTTTTTCCGGAACAAAGTCTCTGAAATTGTCTTTAAGTACCAAGATAGACAGGAGGTATTGGACAACCAAATGGAAGAGTATCGGGACCGGGCACATTTAATAAAGGATTACATCCAGGAAGGGAGTGTGGCCCTTCGTCTCTTTCACATTATCCCTGCTGATGAGGGTCAATATGGATGCCTTTTTCAATCTAAGGACTTCTCCAACAATGCTACCTGGGAGCTGGAAGTTGCAG GGCTGGGTTCAGATCCACATATCTACTTTGAGGGTTTTGAAGAGGGAGACATCCAACTGAGGTGTAGTTCCAAAGGCTGGTACCCCAGACCAAAGGCGGTATGGAAAGATTATCAAGGGCAGCAACTACCCTCCCTAACAGAAGTTATAACCCAAGATACTCAGGGACTGTTCCACTTGGAAATGTCTGTGGTGATCAAAGAGGGAGCCCATAGCAATGTGGCTTGTTCCATCCAGAACACTCTCCTAGTACAGAAGAAAGAATTTACAATTCATATAGCAG aaaaactgaagaaaaaatcagagaaggaaaaag GAAAACTCACAGCTGAACTGG gtaagcTTCAGACAGAAATTG aCTGGAGAAGAGCAGAAGGACAGGCTG AATGGAGAGCAGCCAGAAGATATGCAG TGACTATAACTCTGGATCCAGATACTGCTCATCCTAGCCTCAAGGTCTCAGAAGATGGCAAGAGTGTTATTTATTGGAATATAAAGCAGGACCTGCCAAATGACCCTAAGAGATTTGAAGATCAACTTTGTGTCCTTGGTCAGGAGGGTTTCATCTCAGGGAAGCACTACTGGGAGGTAGAGGTGGGGGAGAAAAGTAGGTGGTTCTTGGGTGTGTGTTACGATTTTGTGGAACGCAAAAAGGAGGTAAAGCTATGCCCTGGGACTGGTTACTGGGTGATAGGGCTGTGGAATGGCTgtgagtattttattttcaatccTCATCGAGTATCTCTAACATTGAGAGTGCCCCCCAGGCAAGTAGGGGTCTTCTTGAACTATGAAGCTGGAAAGGTTTCTTTCTTCAATGTGACAGACAATTCTCACATATTCACCTTCACTGACAAATTCTCTGGGACTCTTCGCCCCTATTTTAGGCCTCGATGTCATGATGGAGGAAAACAGGTCATTCCTTTGACTGTCTGCCCATTGCCCAACAAGGGTGATGGAATAGCTgtcaaagatgatgatgattgtgaCACCTGGTTACAACCCTATGATTTATCAGAAAGTACTGAAAATGAATGGTAA